One genomic segment of Vespa crabro chromosome 3, iyVesCrab1.2, whole genome shotgun sequence includes these proteins:
- the LOC124423183 gene encoding 40-kDa huntingtin-associated protein-like yields the protein MSQINQGQKCGETTDILTRYQIISNKLKKRFLRKPNVTEASDQFCALAVESEQKELWQYAGLCYLAAARCHGTLKNTSSEINLLIKAGRQFLTAEKKNNDIGCPSLGQENMLAAVSCFSHSSLRCSNQMGFNTLSAGLAIELALSLGANSAGIQQLRKSIDTFPTPKAINTLISFYIEQGDYVTALNVLNEFVEFVKAYINIGIRGNYNVILRRCEITRVLLLLILQPSPKRLAPSLVQVLEKYAWIEEGTNNGLDMNEDELLLLQSLVLACQSRDFQILFELEGELWPYLNAEQKELLYKLIKVLTLQ from the exons ATGTCTCAAATCAATCAAGGACAAAAGTGCGGAGAAACAACAGATATTTTAACAAGATATCAAATTATATCTAACAAActtaaaaa ACGTTTTCTGAGAAAACCTAACGTCACAGAAGCCAGTGATCAGTttt GTGCCTTGGCTGTTGAATCCGAACAGAAGGAATTATGGCAATATGCGGGTTTATGTTATTTAGCAGCAGCTAGATGTCATGgaacattaaaaaatacttCTTCTGAAATCAATCTCCTGATAAAAGCTGGCAGACAGTTTCTAACtgctgagaaaaaaaataatgatattgggTGTCCTTCTTTAGGGCAAGAAAACATGCTG gcTGCTGTTAGCTGTTTTAGTCATTCTTCATTGCGTTGCAGTAATCAAATGGGATTTAATACATTATCGGCAGGACTAGCAATAGAATTAGCATTATCATTGGGTGCTAATTCAGCTGGAATTCAACAATTACGGAAATCGATTGATACTTTCCCAACTCCAAAAGCtattaatactttaatatctttttatattgaacaag GCGATTATGTCACTGCTTTAAATGTTCTCAATGAATTCGTGGAATTTGTAAAAGCTTATATCAATATTGGTATAAGAGGCAATTACAATGTTATTTTACGTCG atgTGAAATAACTAGAGTTCTTTTACTTTTGATTCTTCAACCATCACCTAAAAGACTAGCACCGTCGTTGGTGCAAGTTTTAGAGAAGTATGCATGGATTGAGGAAGGTACAAACAATG gtCTGGATATGAACGAGGATGAACTTTTATTACTGCAATCATTGGTACTTGCGTGTCAATCGCGAgactttcaaatattatttgaattagaAGGTGAATTATGGCCATATTTAAATGCAGAACAAAAGGAATTATTGTACAAGTTAATTAAAGTATTGACATTACAGTga
- the LOC124423182 gene encoding glycerophosphodiester phosphodiesterase 1, with protein sequence MHGTVELILNSALLWIFLEATWTVLVSILYSFRIPWIFWGSLIILIGLKIVRVPPPHASIVNEVLGVNPFFIGKEVHTTENQGDGERYCMSVIAHRGGGYDYPENSLSAFQNSKDKGCTAIEFDLILTKDNIPVLFHDITIERLTGQKGVVSEMTWDQLKELDITFNHPLRNKFLEGEKIALFKDALQICLNNDQRIIIDIKETRLDIIQVVLDAYKENPNLFKKAIVSSFNPVIVYLIRRKEPRIVSSLAWRPYYFSRESYLGINGPGPSRFVNPFKHLAACIMEILYEWALPSFIYYIVGISTILLHKDIINLRVIEQWHNRGIRVIAWTVNLPSEKLHFSRLLKVTYLTDTLLAEKV encoded by the exons ATGCATGGGACTGTCGAACTAATTTTAAATAGTGCTTTATTGTGGATATTTCTTGAAGCGACATGGACTGTGTTAGTGAGCATTTTATACAGTTTCCGCATACCTTGGATTTTTTGGGGTTCTTTGATCATATTGATTGGATTGAAAATAGTTCGAGTTCCACCTCCACATGCAAGTATTGTGAATGAAGTACTTGGTGTGAATCCCTTTTTCATAGGAAAGGAAGTACATACGACTGAGAACCAGGGTGATGGAGAACGATATTGCATGTCTGTTATAGCTCATCGTGGTGGAGGATATGATTACCCTGAGAACAGCTTGTCGGCTTttcaaaat AGTAAAGACAAAGGATGTACTGCAattgaatttgatttaattcttACAAAAGACAACATTCCAGTACTATTTCATGATATTACTATTGAAAGACTTACAGGTCAAAAGGGTGTAGTTAGTGAAATGACTTGGGATCAATTGAAGGAATTAGATATCACATTTAATCATCCACTTAG GAATAAATTTCTTGAGGGTGAAAAAATTGCATTATTCAAAGATGCTTTACAAATATGTTTAAACAATGATCAacgtataattattgatatcaaagaaaCAAGATTAGATATAATACAGGTAGTATTGGATGCTTACAAAGAAAATCcaaatttatttaagaaagCAATTGTCTCAAGTTTTAATCCTGTGATTGTATATTTG ATTAGAAGGAAAGAACCACGCATTGTATCTAGTTTAGCTTGGAGACCGTATTACTTCTCAAGGGAATCTTATTTAGGAATAAATGGACCAGGACCATCACGTTTTGTTAATCCATTTAAACATTTGGCAGCTTGCATAATggaaattttatatgaatggGCATTAccaagttttatttattacattgtaGGGATATCTACTATTCTTTTACACAAGGATATAATAAACCT GCGTGTTATTGAACAATGGCATAATCGTGGAATTCGTGTGATAGCATGGACCGTCAATTTGCCATCAGAGAAATTACACTTTTCTAGACTGCTTAAAGTTACATATTTGACAGATACTTTATTAGcagaaaaagtataa
- the LOC124423178 gene encoding dystrophin-related protein 2-like translates to MLDTMRSVEDCNAIRYVSYRTAVKMQVIHRELQMQYVQLELIAGVFERHRLSITENSVNLDPSEIEDVLSDIYFAARKESNFDFDTDNVTKLAVNYILCTFDKQNTRSITVFSVKLALILMSCGRLQEKYGYLYQQLADHNACLSRAGLHTLLINICKITEMLGENMTYGYHHIQSHIDSCFEKSQGCLGVTESEFATWIMQEPPLLVWITTFNRMKSAEHIVHNIKCSSCKVTPVQGPKYSCLKCTGYHQCQECFLLGKTTNKHKLKHPVREYCAKTSNREATKLIIELIRNKLRLCPSKMVIMSTEESQISAVSNVAKQSDCSTLRSTIKRKILSDPQKELQSIIMHLEEENKQLQIELLDIQGARAERLHRHRATIESQLQRLKILKKYLFADPPYEAQFINRLQSTPMLPLSSRVAALPLEFELSPIIHQDTLERHLSNVTDRNKIQTSSNFNTSLDKNDTNGLTCSEEASSSSFVKAPSSTCIELSTWIGGKRSELNLPDSGFSQWLNNGDSNYKDDRQSNKLAIGNIACNESPITISDSPVGPQRDNTPSSLQRPDKHSQHSSLQNIQGDLNDILDRLQNMVANDCLLEESYVVNDNCKLKRATTEMEDLLTDLIEGMESRKTKLTTIV, encoded by the exons ATGTTAGATACCATGCGATCTGTAGAAGATTGTAATGCTATACGTTATGTATCGTATAGAACCGCTGTAAAAATGCAAGTAATACATCGAGAACTTCAAA TGCAATATGTACAGTTAGAATTAATAGCTGGTGTATTTGAACGTCATAGATTATCAATTACAGAAAATTCTGTAAACTTAGATCCAAGTGAAATAGAAGATGTTCTTTCTGACATTTATTTTGCAGCTCGTAAAGAATCTAACTTTGACTTTGATACTGATAACGTAACAAAGCTAGctgtcaattatattttatgtacctttgataa gcAAAATACTAGAAGTATTACAGTTTTTTCCGTAAAACTTGCATTGATATTAATGAGCTGCGGAAGATTGCAAGAGAAATATGGATATCTTTATCAGCAATTAGCCGATCATAATGCTTGTCTGTCCCGAGCTGGACTGCATAcactattaattaatatctgtaAAATAACTGAAATGCTTGGAGAAAATATGACCTATGGATATCACCACATTCAATCACATATAGATAGTTGCTTCGAGAAA TCTCAAGGATGTTTAGGAGTTACAGAATCAGAATTTGCCACATGGATTATGCAAGAACCACCTTTACTTGTTTGGATAACAACATTCAATAGAATGAAATCTGCAGAACACA ttgtacacaatataaaatgttcTTCTTGTAAAGTAACACCAGTGCAAGGACCAAAGTACTCGTGCTTAAAATGTACTGGTTACCATCAATGTCAGGAATGCTTTTTACTAGGTAAAACAactaataaacataaattaaAACATCCGGTACGGGAATATTGTGCAAAG ACATCAAATCGAGAAGCAACGAAActaattattgaattaatcagaaataaattaagattGTGTCCTTCTAAAATGGTTATAATGAGCACAGAGGAATCACAGATAAGTGCTGTTAG TAATGTAGCAAAACAATCAGATTGCTCCACATTAAGAAGTACaatcaaaaggaaaattttaagTGATCCTCAAAAGGAATTGCAAAGCATTATTATGCATTTAGAAGAAGAGAACAAGCAACTTCAAATAGAATTACTTGATATTCAGGGAGCTAGAGCGGAGAGACTTCATCGTCATAGAGCTACTATTGAATCCCAACTGCAAcggttaaaaatattaaaa AAATACTTATTTGCAGATCCTCCATATGAGGCacaatttattaatcgtttacAAAGCACACCTATGCTTCCATTGTCATCTAGAGTTGCAGCTCTACCATTAGAATTTGAATTAAGTCCAATAATACATCAAGACACCCTAGAAAGACATTTATCTAATGTAACTGATAGAAACAAAATACAAACCTCAAGTAATTTCAATACATCATTAGACAAAAATGATACAAATGGTCTTACTTGTAGTGAAGAAGCATCTTCAAGTTCATTTGTTAAAGCACCTAGTAGCACATGTATAGAATTAAGCACATGGATAGGAG GAAAACGATCGGAACTAAATTTACCCGATAGTGGCTTTTCTCAGTGGTTAAATAATGGAGATTCTAATTATAAAGATGATAGACAAAGCAATAAACTTGCAATAGGAAATATTGCTTGTAATGAATCTCCAATAACAATTTCTGATTCTCCTGTTGGACCTCAAAGAGATAATACACCTTCTTCTCTACAACGACCTGATAAGCATTCACAACACAGTAGTTTACAAAATATTCAAGGAGATCTCAATGATATATTAGATAGATTGCAAAACATGGTTGCAAATGATTGTTTACTAGAAG AGTCCTATGTTGTCAATGATAATTGCAAATTAAAGCGAGCAACAACAGAAATGGAAGATCTATTAACTGATCTTATTGAAGGCATGGAATCTCGTAAAACTAAACTTACTACTATTGTTTGA
- the LOC124423179 gene encoding serine/threonine-protein kinase RIO1 has protein sequence MFETYDEGQFSDADETEIPVVNSKGAPLFQCTLDEDIKELAITDDRDEEDYFEDDSYDWDVNEASSSQKDIKSPNTRHTNAQAASSKISNFQPNDKLFRRYANKINIEKYEGPSLPDHAANFLIKTDKRMEKDRIRTKDKHDRATVEQVMDPRTKMILFKLLNQGIISEINGCISTGKEANVYHAISKTGVEFAIKIYKTSILQFKDRDKYVTGEFRFRHGYCRHNPRKMVRIWAEKELRNLARLDQAGVNAPKPILLRSHVLLMDFIGTNGWPSPKLKDVALTDSKFRKLYRKCIKIMWELYNKCKLVHADLSEYNMLYHDGSIVIIDVSQSVEHDHPMALEFLRKDCTNITEYFKKNDVCVMSVKALFDFITDPTVNENNMDEYLDTVSNQIQQKINHESCPDQEINEQVFKQAYIPQRLSQVIDIERDIKLAKSGKEDLIYKTLIGLKADLSKPNETPDIITDKTKKNILDNDAKEEEESTCSDTEDTDDESSKENESKFVSSARPRNESPESKKARKKAVKEQQAEKRKSKVKKHIKKRKERLLKKK, from the exons ATGTTTGAAACATATGATGAAGGACAATTTAGCGATGCCGATGAAACTGAAATAcc AGTGGTTAATTCAAAGGGAGCACCATTATTTCAATGCACACTTGAtgaagatattaaagaattaGCAATAACTGACGATAGAGATGAAGAAGATTATTTCGAAGACGATAGTTATGATTGGGATGTAAATGAAGCCAGTAGTAGTCAGAAGGATATAAAAAGTCCAAATACTCGACATACTAATGCACAAGCTGCTTCTAGTAAGATTTCTAATTTTCAACcaaacgataaattatttcgtcGTTATGCAAATAAGatcaatattgaaaaatatgaaggaCCATCTCTACCAGATCATGCTgctaattttcttattaaaactGATAAACGTATGGAAAAAGATCGCATTAGAACAAAAGATAAACATGATCGTGCAACGGTTGAGCAAGTTATGGATCCTCGGACCAAAATGATATTGTTTAAGCTTTTAAATCAAGGAATAATTTCTGAGATTAATGGTTGTATTTCTACTGGAAAAGAAGCTAATGTTTATCATGCAATTTCTAAAACTGGTGTTGAATTTGcgataaaaatctataaaacttcgattttacaatttaaagATCGTGATAAATATGTAACCGGAGAATTTCGTTTTCGGCATGGATATTGTCGCCACAATCCACGCAAAATGGTAAGGATATGGGCTGAAAAAGAATTACGAAATTTAGCACGCTTAGATCAAGCAGGTGTAAATGCTCCTAAACCTATTCTATTACGTAGTCATGTATTATTAATGGACTTTATTGGTACCAATGGTTGGCCTTCACCTAAATTGAAAGATGTTGCTCTTACTGATTCAAAATTTAGAAAACTTTATAGAAAGTGTATAAAAATCATGTGGGAATTGtacaataaatgtaaattagtTCATGCTGATTTAAGTGAATACAATATGCTCTATCATGATGGATCTATTGTAATAATAGATGTATCTCAATCAGTTGAACATGATCATCCTATGGCTCTTGAATTTCTTAGGAAAGATTGTACAAATATTACTG aatattttaagaaaaatgacgTATGTGTAATGTCAGTAAAAGCACTGTTTGACTTTATAACGGATCCAACcgtgaatgaaaataacatgGATGAATATTTAGATACCGTGTCAAATCaaatacaacaaaaaataaatcatgaaAGTTGTCCTGATCAGGAAATAAATGAACAGGTTTTTAAGCAAGCTTATATACCGCAAAGATTAAGTCAAGTGATTGATATAGAACGGGATATAAAACTTGCTAAATCAGGAAAAGAAGATTTGATCTATAAAACGTTAATTGGATTAAAAGCAGATTTGTCAAAACCTAATGAAACACCTgatattattaccgataagactaaaaaaaatattttagataatgatgcaaaagaagaagaagaaagtacaTGTTCAGATACTGAAGATACAGACGATGAAAGtagtaaagaaaatgaatctaAATTTGTTAGTTCTGCACGTCCTCGAAATGAGAGTCCCGAAAGCAAAAAG gcCCGCAAAAAAGCTGTTAAAGAACAACAAgctgagaagagaaaaagtaaagttaAAAAgcatataaagaaaaggaaagagagattacttaaaaagaaatag